From the Fusobacterium ulcerans ATCC 49185 genome, the window TAGGGCATTTTTATGGACATGAACAGGAAAGTGTTGTTATGGCAGAAAAAATACTTATAAGAATGAAGTATACAAATAAAATTATAAAAAATGTAACTTTGCTGATTGCTAACCATTTGAATAACTCAAAGAACAGCAATAAAAAATACTGCAAAAAATTGATTGATAAAATAGGACATGAAAATATGCCAAAACTTTTTAAATTGATGGAAGCAGATAGAATAGCTCATAAACCTCCATTTGATTTTACCGCTTTGGATAAATTAAAAATTGCATATCATGAAATATGTAATAATAATGAGCCTGTATCTATGAAAGATTTAGCAGTAAATGGAAATGATATGATAGGAATAGGGATAACTAAAGGAAAAAATATTGGAGAAACTTTAAAATACCTTTTAGGAAAAGTACTGGAAGACCCTGCAAATAATGATAAAGAAATCCTTATGAATTTTGCAGAACAGTATAAAACACTTTTAAAAATTTGATTTTCATTGCATTTTCTTATAGATTTTGATATTCTAATCATTGAGAGGTGAGTGCAAATGGAAAAATTTGACAGAATAAATGAGCTTGTAAAAAAATTTAGAGATGACAGAGATTGGAGCCAGTTTCATAATCCTAAAGATTTAGCAATATCTCTTTCTATTGAAGCAGCTGAATTACTGGAATGTTTTCAGTGGAAGAGCAGTGTGGAAGCTGAAGAGAATAACTATCAGGATATAAAATATGAAATGGCTGATGTAGCAGTTTATCTTCTTTTAATGAGTGATAAAATGGGAATAGATTTGTTGGATGCAGTGGAAGAGAAAATGAAACTTAATGAAGAGAAATATCCAGTAGAAAAAGCTAAGGGATGTTCAAAAAAATATAATCAATTGTAAAGTAAAGAGGATAGCAAAAAGATAGTATAAATTTTAGAAATTTGAAATGTTCTAAAATTATATTTTTCTTTTATGTTATCCTCTCTTTTTTTACTATTCTTTATCAATTGTCTTCTATAAGTCTTAATAATTTTCTGCATATTGAATTATAACAAAATAAATAACTCTAGTAAATAAGAATATTATTTTCTTTATCTGTGATTGAATTTGAAAGAAAAATTAAAAAATGAAGGAAAATGAAAGTTGTATTAGAATAATTATATAAAGATCAAGAAAAAATAAAAGAAAATAAATGTTTTGAAATAAAACTTTATGATTTTTTCATATACGATAAAAACGAGAATAATGATTTTAGACCAGGTTGAAAGAATTTTGAAAGATATTGTGAAATGTTTTAAAAGAATTTGAAAGAAAATGATTGATTTTTTAAGAAAAGAGTGATACTATAAAATCAAGAAGAGGAAAGGGAGGAGTAAAATGCTTAATATTGAAAGATATAATCTGATTTTAGAACTAATTAAGAATAAAAAGAATATAAAATTAAATGAATTAGTAGAAGAAATGGGTGTATCAGAAGCAACAGTTCGTAGAGATCTCAACTTTCTTGAAGAAAAAGGTAAAATTAGAAGAGTACATGGTGGAGCTGTTTTAATAGAAAATAAAGAAGAGGACATAATATATAAGAAAATGGTATTTTCTGAGGAAAAGAACAAAATAGGAAAAGAAGCAGCCTCTTATGTAAAAAATGGGGATATAATTTTTCTTGATGCTGGGAGTACAGCAGAATGTATGATTAAGTATCTGGGAGATAAAGAAGATATAAAAGTAGTTACTAATGGGTTTACACATATGGAGGAACTTGCAAAATTTGGAATTGAAACATACCTTATAGGTGGAAAAGTAAAAATGAAAACAGGTGCAACAGTAGGAGCTACAGCAGTGATGGCACTTAAGAACTACAACTTTGACATTTCTTTTATAGGAGCTAATGGAATAACACTAGATGGATATTCTACACCAGATCCGGAAGAAGTTATAGTAAAAAGTGAAGCTATAAGAAGAGGAAAAGAAGTATATTTCATCTGTGATGGATCGAAATTTAAGGCTAACAGCTTTATAAACTTTGCTTCC encodes:
- a CDS encoding nucleotide pyrophosphohydrolase, translated to MEKFDRINELVKKFRDDRDWSQFHNPKDLAISLSIEAAELLECFQWKSSVEAEENNYQDIKYEMADVAVYLLLMSDKMGIDLLDAVEEKMKLNEEKYPVEKAKGCSKKYNQL
- a CDS encoding DeoR/GlpR family DNA-binding transcription regulator produces the protein MLNIERYNLILELIKNKKNIKLNELVEEMGVSEATVRRDLNFLEEKGKIRRVHGGAVLIENKEEDIIYKKMVFSEEKNKIGKEAASYVKNGDIIFLDAGSTAECMIKYLGDKEDIKVVTNGFTHMEELAKFGIETYLIGGKVKMKTGATVGATAVMALKNYNFDISFIGANGITLDGYSTPDPEEVIVKSEAIRRGKEVYFICDGSKFKANSFINFASLDDGILITDGKIPIELEKSLKKKED